Proteins from one Muntiacus reevesi chromosome X, mMunRee1.1, whole genome shotgun sequence genomic window:
- the BMP15 gene encoding bone morphogenetic protein 15, translating to MVLLSILRILLLWGLVLFMEHRVQMTQVGQPSIAHLPEAPTLPLIQELLEEAPGKQQRKPRVLGHPLRYMMELYQRSADASGHPRENRTIGATMVRLVRPLASVARPRRGSWHIQTLDFPLRPNRVAYQLVRATVVYRHQLHLTHSHLSCHVEPWIQKSPTSHFPSSGRGSSKPSLLPKAWTEMDIMEHVGQKLWNRKGRRVLRLRFMCQQPRGSEVLEFWWHGTSPLDTVFLLLYFNDTQSVQETKPLPKGLKEFTEKDSSLLLRRARQAGSIASEVPGPSREHDGPESNQCSLHPFQVSFQQLGWDHWIIAPNLYSPNYCKGVCPRVLHYGLNSPNHAIIQNLVNELVDQSVPQPSCVPYKYVPISILLIEANGSILYKEYEGMIAQSCTCR from the exons ATGGTCCTCCTGAGCATCCTTAGAATCCTTCTTCTTTGGGGACTGGTGCTTTTTATGGAACATAGGGTCCAAATGACACAGGTAGGGCAGCCCTCTATTGCCCACCTGCCTGAGGCCCCTACCTTGCCCCTGATTCAGGAGCTGCTAGAAGAAGCCCCTGGCAAGCAGCAGAGGAAGCCGCGGGTCTTAGGGCATCCCTTACGGTATATGATGGAGTTGTACCAGCGTTCAGCTGATGCGAGTGGACATCCTAGGGAAAACCGCACCATTGGGGCCACCATGGTGAGGCTGGTGAGGCCGCTGGCTAGTGTAGCAAGGCCTCGCAGAG GCTCCTGGCACATACAGACCCTGGACTTTCCTCTGAGACCAAACCGGGTAGCCTACCAACTAGTTAGAGCCACTGTGGTTTACCGCCATCAACTTCACCTAACTCATTCCCACCTCTCCTGCCATGTGGAGCCCTGGATCCAGAAAAGCCCAACCAGtcactttccttcttcaggaagaGGCTCCTCAAAGCCTTCCCTGCTGCCCAAAGCTTGGACAGAGATGGATATCATGGAACATGTTGGACAAAAGCTGTGGAATCGCAAGGGGCGCAGGGTTCTACGACTCCGCTTCATGTGTCAGCAGCCAAGAGGTAGTGAGGTTCTTGAGTTCTGGTGGCATGGCACTTCACCATTGGACACTGTCTTCTTGTTACTGTATTTCAATGACACTCAGAGTGTTCAGGAGACCAAACCTCTCCCTAAAGGCCTGAAAGAGTTTACAGAAAAAGACTCTTCTCTTCTCTTGAGGAGGGCTCGTCAAGCAGGCAGTATCGCATCTGAAGTTCCTGGCCCCTCCAGGGAGCATGATGGGCCTGAAAGTAACCAGTGTTCCCTCCACCCTTTTCAAGTCAGCTTCCAGCAGCTGGGCTGGGATCACTGGATCATCGCTCCCAATCTCTATAGCCCAAACTACTGTAAGGGAGTATGTCCTCGGGTACTACACTATGGTCTCAATTCTCCCAATCATGCCATCATCCAGAACCTTGTCAATGAGCTGGTGGATCAGAGTGTCCCTCAGCCTTCCTGTGTCCCTTATAAGTATGTTCCCATTAGCATCCTGCTGATTGAGGCAAATGGGAGTATCTTGTACAAGGAGTATGAGGGTATGATTGCCCAGTCCTGCACATGCAGGTGA